A section of the Lathamus discolor isolate bLatDis1 chromosome 6, bLatDis1.hap1, whole genome shotgun sequence genome encodes:
- the SGPP1 gene encoding sphingosine-1-phosphate phosphatase 1, with protein MALCRRLSRLAAHLQDPQKVAAFQRLCGVEGPTGWADAEQRAGARGPVANGSPPAAERAGGQGHPAGNGTLPGGAGLPPRWRRPRRNSLTEEDGSQEFSTRSRFLYYLFSLGTELGNELFYILFFPFCIWNLDAWLGRRLIIIWVWVMYLGQCTKDVIRWPRPASPPVVKLEVFYNSEYSMPSTHAMSGTAIPLALLLLSYGRWQYPLMFGLILAFCWCLLVCCSRIYMGMHSILDVIAGFLYAILILVVFHPVVDLIDNFNLTYKYAPLIIISLHLALGIFSFTLDTWSTSRGDTAQILGCGAGVACGSHVNYMMGLNLDPPPKTLPLSLSSLTVTVFGKAILRLLIGVIVLLLTKVAMKKVTIPLACKIFCIPHDDVRKARQRMEVELPYRYITYGTVGFSLMFIVPCLFHFIGLS; from the exons ATGGCTCTCTGCCGGCGCCTATCCCGGCTGGCCGCCCACCTGCAAGACCCACAGAAAGTGGCCGCCTTCCAGCGGCTCTGCGGGGTGGAGGGGCCTACGGGCTGGGCCGATGCGGAGCAGCGAGCCGGAGCCCGGGGGCCGGTGGCTAACGGCAGCCCGCCGGCCGCGGAGCGGGCGGGAGGGCAGGGGCATCCCGCCGGGAACGGGACCCTGCCCGGTGGGGCGGGTCTCCCGCCGCGGTGGAGGAGGCCGCGGCGCAACTCCCTCACGGAGGAGGACGGCAGCCAGGAGTTCTCCACCCGCAGCCGCTTCCTCTACTATCTCTTCAGCCTGGGCACGGAGCTCGGCAACGAGCTCTTCTAcatcctcttcttccccttctgcaTTTGGAACTTGGACGCCTGGCTGGGCCGGAGGCTTATCATCATCTGGGTGTGGGTGATGTACCTGGGGCAGTGCACCAAGGATGTCATCCGCTGGCCGCGGCCTGCCTCCCCGCCTGTGGTGAAGCTGGAAGTGTTCTACAACTCGGAGTACAGCATGCCCTCCACTCACGCCATGTCGGGCACCGCCATCCCCCTGGCGCTCCTGCTGCTCAGCTACGGCCGCTGGCAG taTCCCCTTATGTTTGGACTGATCCTTGCATTCTGCTGGTGTTTGTTGGTTTGCTGTAGTCGAATTTACATGGGAATGCATTCAATTTTG GATGTTATTGCTGGATTTCTGTATGCTATTCTTATCTTGGTCGTCTTCCATCCAGTTGTGGACCTGATTGATAACTTCAACTTAACTTACAAATATGCACCCTTAATTATCATCAGTCTCCATTTAGCCCTGGGCATCTTCTCTTTCACTCTAGACACCTGGAGCACATCTCGAGGCGACACAGCTCAGATACtgggctgtggtgctggagTAGCCTGTGGCTCTCACGTTAACTACATGATGGGTCTAAATCTAGATCCTCCTCCCAAGACTTTACCTTTATCACTTTCCTCTCTCACTGTGACTGTGTTTGGAAAAGCCATATTGCGGTTGTTAATCGGAGTAATAGTTCTGTTGTTAACAAAAGTAGCAATGAAAAAAGTCACTATTCCACTGgcatgtaaaatattttgcataccACATGACGATGTACGGAAAGCAAGACAACGCATGGAAGTTGAGCTTCCCTATCGTTATATTACGTATGGAACGGTTGGGTTCTCCCTCATGTTCATTGTTCCTTGCCTTTTCCACTTCATTGGTCTTTCTTGA